In Syngnathus acus chromosome 5, fSynAcu1.2, whole genome shotgun sequence, a genomic segment contains:
- the lsm3 gene encoding snRNA-associated Sm-like protein LSm3 isoform X1 — MADEVEQQPSTNTVEEPLDLIRLSLDERIYVKMRNDRELRGRLHVNYPHARASSLARRMYPLCCFAAHQAYDQHLNMILGDVEETVTTVEIDEETYEELYKSTKRNIPMLFVRGDGVVLVAPPLRVG; from the exons ATGGCGGACGAAGTGGAGCAG CAACCGAGCACCAACACCGTTGAAGAGCCCCTCGACCTGATCAGACTCAGTCTGGACGAGAGGATCTACGTCAAAATGAGGAACGACAGAGAGCTGCGAGGACGGCTACATGTAAACTACCCACACGCGCGCGCATCCTCGCTTGCAAGGCGCATGTAtcc attgtgttgttttgctgcACATCAGGCATACGATCAGCACCTGAACATGATTCTGGGAGATGTGGAGGAGACGGTGACCACGGTGGAGATTGATGAGGAGACGTACGAAGAACTATACAAG tcGACCAAGAGGAACATTCCCATGCTGTTCGTCAGAGGTGACGGCGTTGTCCTCGTAGCGCCACCCCTACGGGTGGGCtga
- the rims4 gene encoding regulating synaptic membrane exocytosis protein 4 isoform X2 has protein sequence MERSQSRISLSASFEALAIYFPCMNSFDEDDGVDPDGRKLKGAIQRSTETGLAVEMPSRPPRQASHESIEESMNSYGSEGNLNYSGMCLASDAQFSDFLDGMGPAQFVGRQTLAMTSMGDVEIGLMERNGGLEVEVVQARGLTMKMGSKGPPAAYIKVYLLENGTCVAKKKTKSARKSLDPLYNQVLVFSESPQGKVVQLIVWGNYGRMGRKCFMGVARILLEELDLSSMVIGCCHWRAVWVPAASAPETFGTGAI, from the exons ATGGAGCGCTCGCAGAGCCGCATCAGCCTGTCGGCGTCTTTCGAGGCGCTCGCCATCTACTTCCCCTGCATGAACTCCTTCGATGAGGACGACGGAG tggaCCCAGATGGGCGTAAGTTGAAGGGCGCTATCCAGAGGAGCACGGAGACTGGCCTGGCAGTGGAGATGCCCAGTCGGCCGCCGCGGCAGGCCAGCCACGAGTCCATCGAGGAGAGCATGAACAGTTACGGCTCGGAGGGCAA CCTCAACTACAGCGGGATGTGCCTGGCCTCTGATGCCCAGTTCAGCGACTTCCTGGACGGGATGGGACCGGCCCAGTTTGTCGGCCGGCAGACGCTGGCCATGACGTCCATGG GTGATGTGGAGATCGGCCTAATGGAGAGGAACGGAGGTCTGGAAGTGGAGGTGGTCCAGGCTAGAGGACTCACCATGAAAATGGGCTCCAAGGGGCCCCCCG CGGCCTACATCAAAGTCTACTTGCTGGAGAATGGCACCTGCGTGGCCAAGAAGAAGACCAAGTCGGCCAGGAAGTCTCTGGACCCTCTTTACAACCAAGTGCTGGTCTTCTCTGAGAGCCCCCAGGGGAAGGTGGTCCAG CTGATCGTTTGGGGCAATTACGGGCGCATGGGGCGCAAGTGCTTCATGGGGGTGGCCCGCATCCTCTTGGAGGAGCTGGACCTGAGCAGCATGGTGATTGGCTG TTGTCACTGGAGAGCGGTGTGGGTCCCTGCTGCGAGCGCCCCTGAGACATTCGGCACAGGAGCCATCTGA
- the abraa gene encoding actin-binding Rho-activating protein isoform X2 gives MSARRLEAPALKRAVRKIRCAAMVASLAKSWQGWANEHSDKQDAAPTGWMPCSVDQNADTMQRSHKFKVAKPRETASGDDATPIRSVSISKSVQPKVSECGGDVVNIIRGKMESGPEESKPFLGNESPTRRRHMKALHGAGGGIIHERKLMLQDRKLSSRSSSLDTEDSGLGDEVAPGESAETADIKCKIKVATMGDIKHCWQRWSEEHAESQKLNPFSEDFDHHYAMSRCLRKGDSGYGRPKEGSKTAERGERAHKHIHREMEEMVWIIRDMGFRDRQGRAIITFGRLFERYVKISDKVVGILLRCRKHKMLDFEGEMLWQGQDDHVLITVMD, from the exons ATGAGCGCCCGCCGATTGGAGGCCCCCGCTTTAAAACGCGCCGTGAGGAAAATCCGATGCGCCGCCATGGTGGCCAGCCTGGCCAAGAGTTGGCAGGGTTGGGCCAACGAGCACAGCGACAAGCAGGACGCCGCTCCCACTGGGTGGATGCCCTGCTCTGTGGACCAGAATGCAGACACAATGCAGCGAAGCCATAAGTTCAAAGTTGCTAAACCCCGGGAAACGGCCTCAGGTGATGACGCCACTCCCATCCGGAGCGTTTCTATCTCTAAAAGTGTTCAACCGAAAGTCAGCGAGTGCGGCGGGGATGTGGTCAACATCATCCGCGGGAAGATGGAGTCGGGTCCTGAGGAAAGCAAGCCCTTCCTGGGTAATGAGTCGCCAACGCGGCGCCGCCACATGAAGGCGTTGCATGGAGCTGGCGGAGGCATTATCCATGAGAGGAAGTTGATGCTGCAGGACAGGAAATTGAGCTCCAGGAGCAGCAGCCTGGACACGGAGGACAGCGGCCTGGGGGATGAGGTTGCGCCTGGAGAAAGTGCCGAAACCGCAGATATCAAGTGCA AGATCAAGGTGGCCACCATGGGCGACATTAAGCATTGCTGGCAGCGCTGGTCCGAGGAGCACGCAGAGAGCCAGAAACTCAATCCCTTCAGTGAGGACTTTGACCACCACTACGCCATGAGCCGGTGCCTGCGCAAGGGCGACAGCGGCTACGGTCGCCCCAAGGAGGGCTCCAAGACGGCGGAACGGGGCGAGCGTGCGCACAAGCACATCCACAGGGAGATGGAGGAGATGGTCTGGATCATCCGGGACATGGGCTTCCGGGACAGGCAAGGCCGTGCCATCATCACCTTCGGCCGCCTCTTTGAGCGCTACGTGAAGATCTCCGACAAGGTGGTGGGCATCCTGCTGCGCTGCCGCAAGCATAAGATGCTGGACTTTGAGGGCGAGATGCTGTGGCAAGGACAAGACGACCACGTGCTCATCACCGTGATGGACTGA
- the rims4 gene encoding regulating synaptic membrane exocytosis protein 4 isoform X1 — MERSQSRISLSASFEALAIYFPCMNSFDEDDGVDPDGRKLKGAIQRSTETGLAVEMPSRPPRQASHESIEESMNSYGSEGNLNYSGMCLASDAQFSDFLDGMGPAQFVGRQTLAMTSMGDVEIGLMERNGGLEVEVVQARGLTMKMGSKGPPAAYIKVYLLENGTCVAKKKTKSARKSLDPLYNQVLVFSESPQGKVVQLIVWGNYGRMGRKCFMGVARILLEELDLSSMVIGWYKLFPTSSMVEPTSAPLMRHCSQLSLESGVGPCCERP; from the exons ATGGAGCGCTCGCAGAGCCGCATCAGCCTGTCGGCGTCTTTCGAGGCGCTCGCCATCTACTTCCCCTGCATGAACTCCTTCGATGAGGACGACGGAG tggaCCCAGATGGGCGTAAGTTGAAGGGCGCTATCCAGAGGAGCACGGAGACTGGCCTGGCAGTGGAGATGCCCAGTCGGCCGCCGCGGCAGGCCAGCCACGAGTCCATCGAGGAGAGCATGAACAGTTACGGCTCGGAGGGCAA CCTCAACTACAGCGGGATGTGCCTGGCCTCTGATGCCCAGTTCAGCGACTTCCTGGACGGGATGGGACCGGCCCAGTTTGTCGGCCGGCAGACGCTGGCCATGACGTCCATGG GTGATGTGGAGATCGGCCTAATGGAGAGGAACGGAGGTCTGGAAGTGGAGGTGGTCCAGGCTAGAGGACTCACCATGAAAATGGGCTCCAAGGGGCCCCCCG CGGCCTACATCAAAGTCTACTTGCTGGAGAATGGCACCTGCGTGGCCAAGAAGAAGACCAAGTCGGCCAGGAAGTCTCTGGACCCTCTTTACAACCAAGTGCTGGTCTTCTCTGAGAGCCCCCAGGGGAAGGTGGTCCAG CTGATCGTTTGGGGCAATTACGGGCGCATGGGGCGCAAGTGCTTCATGGGGGTGGCCCGCATCCTCTTGGAGGAGCTGGACCTGAGCAGCATGGTGATTGGCTGGTACAAGCTGTTCCCTACCTCGTCCATGGTGGAGCCCACCAGCGCGCCCCTCATGCGCCACTGCTCGCAGTTGTCACTGGAGAGCGGTGTGGGTCCCTGCTGCGAGCGCCCCTGA
- the lsm3 gene encoding snRNA-associated Sm-like protein LSm3 isoform X2, translating to MADEVEQQPSTNTVEEPLDLIRLSLDERIYVKMRNDRELRGRLHAYDQHLNMILGDVEETVTTVEIDEETYEELYKSTKRNIPMLFVRGDGVVLVAPPLRVG from the exons ATGGCGGACGAAGTGGAGCAG CAACCGAGCACCAACACCGTTGAAGAGCCCCTCGACCTGATCAGACTCAGTCTGGACGAGAGGATCTACGTCAAAATGAGGAACGACAGAGAGCTGCGAGGACGGCTACAT GCATACGATCAGCACCTGAACATGATTCTGGGAGATGTGGAGGAGACGGTGACCACGGTGGAGATTGATGAGGAGACGTACGAAGAACTATACAAG tcGACCAAGAGGAACATTCCCATGCTGTTCGTCAGAGGTGACGGCGTTGTCCTCGTAGCGCCACCCCTACGGGTGGGCtga
- the abraa gene encoding actin-binding Rho-activating protein isoform X1, translated as MSARRLEAPALKRAVRKIRCAAMVASLAKSWQGWANEHSDKQDAAPTGWMPCSVDQNADTMQRSHKFKVAKPRETASGDDATPIRSVSISKSVQPKVSECGGDVVNIIRGKMESGPEESKPFLGNESPTRRRHMKALHGAGGGIIHERKLMLQDRKLSSRSSSLDTEDSGLGDEVAPGESAETADIKCKPKIKVATMGDIKHCWQRWSEEHAESQKLNPFSEDFDHHYAMSRCLRKGDSGYGRPKEGSKTAERGERAHKHIHREMEEMVWIIRDMGFRDRQGRAIITFGRLFERYVKISDKVVGILLRCRKHKMLDFEGEMLWQGQDDHVLITVMD; from the exons ATGAGCGCCCGCCGATTGGAGGCCCCCGCTTTAAAACGCGCCGTGAGGAAAATCCGATGCGCCGCCATGGTGGCCAGCCTGGCCAAGAGTTGGCAGGGTTGGGCCAACGAGCACAGCGACAAGCAGGACGCCGCTCCCACTGGGTGGATGCCCTGCTCTGTGGACCAGAATGCAGACACAATGCAGCGAAGCCATAAGTTCAAAGTTGCTAAACCCCGGGAAACGGCCTCAGGTGATGACGCCACTCCCATCCGGAGCGTTTCTATCTCTAAAAGTGTTCAACCGAAAGTCAGCGAGTGCGGCGGGGATGTGGTCAACATCATCCGCGGGAAGATGGAGTCGGGTCCTGAGGAAAGCAAGCCCTTCCTGGGTAATGAGTCGCCAACGCGGCGCCGCCACATGAAGGCGTTGCATGGAGCTGGCGGAGGCATTATCCATGAGAGGAAGTTGATGCTGCAGGACAGGAAATTGAGCTCCAGGAGCAGCAGCCTGGACACGGAGGACAGCGGCCTGGGGGATGAGGTTGCGCCTGGAGAAAGTGCCGAAACCGCAGATATCAAGTGCAAACCCAAG ATCAAGGTGGCCACCATGGGCGACATTAAGCATTGCTGGCAGCGCTGGTCCGAGGAGCACGCAGAGAGCCAGAAACTCAATCCCTTCAGTGAGGACTTTGACCACCACTACGCCATGAGCCGGTGCCTGCGCAAGGGCGACAGCGGCTACGGTCGCCCCAAGGAGGGCTCCAAGACGGCGGAACGGGGCGAGCGTGCGCACAAGCACATCCACAGGGAGATGGAGGAGATGGTCTGGATCATCCGGGACATGGGCTTCCGGGACAGGCAAGGCCGTGCCATCATCACCTTCGGCCGCCTCTTTGAGCGCTACGTGAAGATCTCCGACAAGGTGGTGGGCATCCTGCTGCGCTGCCGCAAGCATAAGATGCTGGACTTTGAGGGCGAGATGCTGTGGCAAGGACAAGACGACCACGTGCTCATCACCGTGATGGACTGA